The following is a genomic window from Babesia bovis T2Bo chromosome 4 map unlocalized Chr4_1, whole genome shotgun sequence.
CAAGGGGGGAGCTGAACACTCTTGACATGTTGGTGTTCAGTACTTTCCAGATTTTTTTTACCCGCTCTACTACTcgaaatattgatataaacaCTCGAGAGGGGGGTTTGAGTGACGTATTCCACTGGAACTTGCTAGGCAGGGAGTATGCAATTGCTTTTAAGACAGTGTCATTGGTGTTTAGTTGTTTTAGTCAGCTGTCTAATACGAAGTTGATGTTTATTTTTGAACATTTTGTGGGCCTTGCCGCTCGCATTAACAGCGACGCTCATTCTACTGCTCGGCGTAAGATGTTAACTGATGACTGTTTATTGAAGCCTGAGGCTATTGAATACCTTTATCAGGTACATTGCCAGCTTTCTAAGAGTTCAACCACAGTGCGTATAGCACTTTCCTAGCGAATTGTCATCACTAATAATGCTCTATATATCTTTTCATGTGCATAAAGTCCAACATATAGTTGCTACTATTTTCCTATCTATATACGTCATATATACTCGGTAAAGCATTCCAGTGTTAGGTAAGTTAGATCAACCTTATATACAAGTTGTTTCTAGCGTAATTTAGAATGTACATCTTCATGAAAAAATGTCACTACAGAGTACTCTTTAGGATACATATTGtgttagatatataatCTCCTAAGGGAATTCGTGTAATAAAGTCATCTACTAATGATACACAGACCACTTCCTATGGTAATTGGTATCGAGAACAAATAGTGGTTTAGTGACGTACATAAACTCTACGATACGTATGCAGTTAAGAACAGCACATCAACCAATTTTCAAAAAGTCTGTTTAGAAATCATACTTCTCCACATTATAATTTTAAGCTTTAATTGGCTTCGTTGAGCAACTGCTTGAAACATAGGCAGATTTATTTGTCAGAGCGGACGGTTGGAAAATATTGTTTTTTCACGTTGCCTTCGATAGAATTTTTTGTTAGGCGAATTTAAGTGCTGCTGTGATTCTAGACAACCAATGCGTTCACTTCAACAAAACCTCTATTAATTTCTAACGACTAAATAAAGTCTAAAATACTGCGGCACGCATATATTGAcgttatttattttattaataACAAGAAATGGTGATCCAAGTATAAAGATCGACATAATAATGAAGATTCTGTGCTTATTATTTGGTGCAACGTTGCCATTGTGGCATAATGTACGTGCTATTGTCCCCGAAGAGCTGCCTATTCGGTTGAATGGCAACGAGGCGCCACTTTTTGATGTCCAGGAAACCATTAAAGCGTTTCTACGTGCTTATATGAATTTTGTTACTGACACAACAAACATTGATCATCCTGTCGTAGGACAGATACATCAGGTGTTGGAGAGGAAACTATCTAACGGACGAATGGAATATGATAATCACGGCAGGGAAGCTGAAGACGTAGCAGAACCACAAACCGCAGAGGCTGTATTGGATGATTCTCGAAAAGCACTAGATTGGATCCAGAATCAAATAAAAGAAATCCATCAATTGGTGGATCACTTTCCACCCGGAGACAGGGTTGGAGATGCCATTAAGAAACGTTTAGCCCGGGCCACAGCCATTTCTGGCATAGTTTTAGAGGGTATCATCTGTCAAGTTCGTGTTGCCATGTTTGACAGTTATAAATTGAACCTTTTTATTTCTTGGCACCACCCTATATTCATGAGTGCCATGGTGGAGGGATTTTTGGTAATGCAAGGTTTAAACATCGGTTACTTTGACGATGAAGATTTGAATTCAGTAACTGAGCGCTTCGATGACCTTCTGTCGTATATTCACGACTCCATAGACTTAGAGATTGAGACACAGACACACTTTATATCTGAAGCAAAGAACAGTCAAACATTAAAATTGATTCGCAAGGTTTCTTTGGGTACGGACATTTCATTGATGAGTGCCAATGGTGCCAACATAAAAATGCGTAAGAGGCCCACAGAGCTTTAGGCACAGTTGCGCTTCACTAGTGTGATTCTTTTACAACGGATGTTGGACATTGATAGTGTTACCACTTTTTGCTGGGTAAACCGCAATTTCATCTGGAGACTTTACGATATGTCGTTGGATCCAGTCCGCAACAGCTCAGCACAGTATTTCATTGCACACTATGACAGTGCCATTACCAAAGACTCAgtacatttaatataatttGGCGTTATTATAGAAATGCGAATATCTGTGCTTATGTGACTACGTGTGTTATTGCATCTATTTAACGGCGGGATGGGGATATCGGTCATAGATGAGGACGGATCTAGTAATTTATTTGTGGTATCTCCGATTCTTCATGGTGTGTATTTCATTGGCTTATTGACATTTTAAAGTTGACTTTGTGCCTACGTGGCGAGTCTAATCGTAATGTGTTTTGGAATAACGCACAGTGCGACATTTTAATGATGTTCTGTACCATATTTAAATGTACAATGATTTTGTAAAGTGTCATTAAACGCTGTAAATTTACGTGTAATACTATCCATGATTAATTCACTGTTGGGTATTACATCGGTGCGCGGATATCGTACTTGTGTCTGATCAACATCATTTCATTTGTGTTCCAAGGAGGTTCTGCTTCATTTAGAGGTTAATTAGCAAttattgttgtttttggGTTATTATTTTTGTAACATTTATTGTCATCAAGATGAGCGCCTTGCAGCCTGTTAAAATACTTAGTTACAATGTCCAGGGACTTCCTTCCTTATTGCTACCCATTGCTGACTTGGATATCAGAATGGACCACATCGCAAACTTTATAAGTTCATTGTTCCAGAAGTACGATGTTGACATTATGGTTCTCCAGGAGGTTTTTTCATACAGTCTTTACAACAAGATTAAGGATGCCTTGCGTGGGATTGCTGAAGACACAGGTATAATTTCCAGACCGGTTAGTAACTCTGTTCTTATGTCATGTCTTGACACTTTACTGTCAACGTTCTCCTTTATCACATCTGGCATTGTCATTTTCTCTCGCCACCCTATTGTTTACAAGGAACGTTTGTTGTTCTCCAACGGCTTTAATGCTGAGCGCTATGCAGGTAAAGGCGCTGTTGCCGCCCGTATTTCTGTCAACGGCAATCTGTTGGATGTTATTGGCACCCATTTGCAGTCGGACGAAGGGGAAGATGCTCAAGAAATCAGGAATAAGCAACTGATAGAGTTAGCTGAATGGATTGGCATTAACCCATTGGAGGATGAGCGTGCAATTGCTGAGCGCGATTCTCTCCCCTATGTTCCTATGGTTCTCGCTGGTGATCTTAACTGTTCACTTGATAGTGAGACCGAGCGGTTTTCTGATGTGGTAGCCGCTTTGAACGACAAGCTTGAGGACACTTTTGGATACAATCAGCCTGAGCCAACATATTCTACACTAACTAACGATTTCTGTGCTTTTCAGAACAACCCCAATGTATTTAATCACGTATACGACTACATTTTGAAGAACCATGAAAGCACGTTGTTAGAGGCTCAGAGAGTGATTAAAGACAAGCTAGAAACTGCTTTTGTTCTTCCCGTTTGcgatgaagatgatgatgacTGTGTGGATCCCGAGATGTACAATGTCAGTGACCATTACCCTATCATTGCCACAATTGGCATATAGTGGAAATACACTCTATGGTCACTATGCCTTTACGAACAACCTCTCACTACTATAAGCGTTGTAAAGTGCATCAACTTTACACCGGTTTGCCCAGGGGATGCCCCTTCTGGGTTATAACGCAatggtgtaatatattttttgttaCTTTCGTATGATAGCACGCGTGAAGAAGTATATTtttttttgtattttatgaTGTGACATTAGCTTTTTGTATGGTTATTACCAAGTTCTATAGCTGTTTGAATCATACGTGTACTTGTTCCAAGAAATGGTTGCATTACATGGGCAATAATACTATAAATAgcaatatattttatacctCGCTTATAATGTCACTTTGAATGGTTATTAGCATCCTTTATAAACgtgtataatgtttttaaTTGCAAATATTCATCTGATTCATTGCTGCATCAGAGGTGGGGATTAGTATCTTGAGGAAAATTGTCAAATCAAAGGCTTTTCATTGATCTTCAACATTTAACTACTCACTTAAGTGTAGATCATGATTTCTATGCttctatatattcatatataacatctgTTACGAGATATTTGGACACGATGTATGTATTTGCTTGGTTGTTGTCCTTAATGacattttgttgtattGCAACAGTGCGTTCTGAGGATCCTCATACAATCCTTCAGAATTTATCTTTGGATGAAGTAGTTACTCGTGCAAAGGCCATAGCAGCTATTAATTTTTTACTTCACCTACGCATTGTAAATAAACATCAAGATTCTGCGGTGTTTGCTGCGCCAGGTAGGCCTATGAAGGTTGTATTTGGTAACATAAACAAAGAAATTGATCGTTCGTTGGCTATGTTAGGCGCATCTCCTAGCTCTCCCGCGTTGAATACATGGGTCGAGGAGCGTCGGATACTCAACTCCGAGGAGCCAATAGCCAATGTACCTGAAGTCTATCAGAGTTTTAGACACATCATGGATTTATTAGATGAGTATGCTCGTGTATTGAATCAACCTTGTTTTGGTGAATACACTTGCATGATTGAAAGTCGTGTTAAATCATTGGATAGCTATTTTGACTATGAGTATCCAGTGGTAATGTCGAGTGCTTTgataatgatatacaagaaGTTAGGTCTCAACGATGAGGAGTTACCTCCAGGCAGGTTGCTGTCTCATCGTGTTCAGATGATTGGGAAGAAGGACTTTTTGCAGGGGGATGAGCGCGCCTTTGATCATTATGCTCAGTACTACCCTATGTTATTCAAAAAAAATAGCCAGGATGTGACATCTATTTTGTGGCGAGCTATTAACGATGCTGCTGATGGTAGCCTCAAGGCTTCATTGATTCCACTTTGTCAATTGGAGACAATGATGAGGGATTACAAACCTTCTAAATTCTTTACAGGCATCAAGTAATCGTCATTTATGCTTATTGCTGCATCGTAAGCTCACAACAGAATTACGTGGTATATTATTAATGGCGGCGCATCACTCTGTAGAGTTGAAGGGGCTTGTGATCACTTCGGTAAATCTCATTAACCGTTTCCTAGTCTGTATGTTATCTTTTATGTTTCAGTTGGTGTCAATGGAAAGTGCCTGGTGGCACCTATGGAGCTGACGTTTGGtctgtttatatatttctatTGCACGGCGCAAATATGATTGtttatttatgttggtGACCAGATTGTAATTACTTTCCTTCATAGTGTCACTTGACGCCTGGCATCACTATTAAAGTAaatttgaatatatgtagatgtatACAAACAGTTTACATATTATTTAGGGGTTGTTTCTGTGGTAACAGAGGCTCAATAAGGGATGAGATGTCTACTGTGGCTTTGGGTTCTTCGCACTCTATGCATGCTATAATTGTACCTGCTTTGTCCATTTCGTTCCACTTTTCCGCGTTTTCTTCAAGTTGGTCCATGATAGCATCTATTTCCGGGGATCCTAATGACGCAATGGCTTCGTATAGGGGTGCAACTACGATACGCAAGAATGCTGCTTGCGACTTTGCTGACTGTTCATGGTGCTGCCTATCGCACAACGCCGATATTGGTATACAGTAGTCCACTTCCTCCGCTCCTTGTGCATAAAATTCACCTAGTAACCTCGATACCCATTCAAGACTATTAGCCCATTGCATCGTTGGCGCCGCAACGTCGGCGGCCTTCATTAGCATTTTACTGGTGAGTATGCGGGAATTGTACTCCTCGAACGTGAAATCATCACGTTTGCATGACAGTAcaaattgcgatatcatgTGGAACTGGTCCACAGTGTCTGTTGCGAGTATATGTTCTATGATTTGTGACCTAACGTAATCGTAGTCACAGTCTGGGAAGAGATTACATCCTGGCGTGCACAGTACCCTAAGTGCTGATGCTGCGTGATAATTCTCCAACACAGACGTATCATTATAGAGTTGTGCCACTGGATGATGCGTTCGAACGAAAAATGCGTTATTTCTTCCAGGATGTCCAACGTCATGAGACAGGGCTGCTACCATAAGCAACGCTTCATCCAATATACTCAGATGTTCTAGAAGGCCGGTGTATGAGGCTAGGCACAATACCTTTTGTGCCACCATTGCGCCATGCATTTTGTTATGGTATGGCACATTGCGATACTGATTTTCTATGCGGTATAAAAAATTCACCACTACAGATCGGTCGATTCCATAATCTTCTTGGTATTTCTGTAACAGCGTGTATCCAATGGACATGAATCCTGCTGGCGTTTTTTTGAAATATTCAAGGACATCAAAATTCCAATCCGTTAGCAAAACGTTCCTATCTATGCTATCAAAGATCGGTACTTCCATAGACGCTATTTCAATTGACCCCAATGATAAAGGAAATGAAGGTCTTGTTTCCAGGTTGATTGATGTACTTGCACTTTGGGGTACTATGGTATTTTGCGTGCTGAACCTTGCCTTGGAGCAGCACAGATACGCGTCGATAACTTCTAGCTGTTCGTTACCAACATCCGCACCGCCGTAACTCAAGCCGTATAGATTATCTCCTGAATGCAAGTGTCCTATACAGCGTTCTAGTGCGCCACTAAGCTTCGCTATGGATTCCGGGTTACTCACACCCCCTGTCTGTATATCTGTATGCACATCCTGTAAAAGCGTTTTACATTCGCGAACTCCTAAATACAGCCTTTCTGCAGCGCTGGCAAACTGCACGGTACTTCTCCATATCAGAGAACCTTTATTATTTGACACATATCTCGTGGTCCACGAAAGGAATTGAAGTCTTGTTTCCAGTTCAGAATGGCATGCTGTCCAGTAACAGAATGCTACTATACAACAAATGAGGAAAACCTCTAACGAAGCGTTGAGGCATACAATCCAGCTGGGTTGAATAATCAAGTTGATAATAGTGCCTAGCACATGGGTACTTATGTGGACTGCATAAACACCAATAGCCCATCGCATCCTTGAGTGTACGAATAGTGCGACTATCATCACGTAGCCGGTACCAAATATGAAAAGCGATATCCAGGACATTGCCTGCAAAATGGACATCTTCGATGACTCACCAACGAATGAATGCATGCTGTGCTGTACTAGATGGTGCCAACACCCCCAAAGTACCACTAATACAGTATATGAGGCATAACATAAAATCTCTGTATAAGCGGTCAAAATACCCAGCGTCGGCGCCAACGGCAGTGACAGTACTAGGACGCTTGTAACCACGGCAGTGTGAAATAGATACATGACCATGGGTGACACTACATCTTCGAGATCGCTGTAATTCACCATTAGAGCTATCAGTAGCCAAGTCAAACTTTTCAATGTCATCATTGCGACGTTAGACCACATAAAGGGCCTAAGCATCAAATCATTGATATTTAGAGCATAAAGTCGTTCTAAAGAAGGGTCCTTAAAAGTTTGCGCATGAGCTTGGGTGACAAACGCGCCACAAGTACCAACTTCTTCCCTGTACCAGCGATTCCATGAGCATATAGGTCTATACAACCGTTTGATTGAGCTCCATGCGCTAGGCAGGCGTTCTACAGCTACGCGAACTGTAGAGTCAAATGTAGCAGGGTTGGTGATATTTTCAAATTCCAAAGGGCCCTTGAAACCCATGTCGCTATGCGATGAAGTCGTTGTATTGTCCCACATTACACCATCGGTGTGCGTTCTTCTAAAACTCATCATTATGGCGAACGAGTCAGTAGCCACCCGTGTGTATACCAAGGGCCATCATCCGTGCCGGCGCGCACACACCTGCTTTGTAATGATTCATACGGGTCTCAACACTTCAACCAATGGTATTGTAATATACACCTGCTGGCTTTAATTTACAAGAGTCACATCCAGGTCCGACCATAGACAGCGGGCGCCCATGACCTATGCTTTCACAAACCAACTTTTGCAATGTGTATTACGACTTAAAATTTACAAGTAGCAACGCGTTATTTCTAATATTAACACACTGTTACAAGTTTACCTATTTGGGAGATAGTGCTCAGTGCCCTGATGCACGCACGTCCGGGCCAAGCAGATCACAACGGAGTCACCGCTGCGTACAGGCGGCACTGTACGTGCATATACGCTAATCGAAGGGATTCAGACTTGGGTGTGTGCTTAAGAGTCTAAACAGTGTCATCCCATGGGGTCAAAGGGCAGATTCTCCTTGTGAATGTACCTTGGAAGGCAGTTACACATCCATGTGGCACGTTCAATCCCGGTTTATGGGCTGCCTATCACACAAGTTGCGACAGGAAGGGTAATATGCGTCTGTAAGTGCGCATTTCTCCCCGTAGCAGTTGGTTGTAGCGTAGACATTTACGTGAACCGTTTCGTCATGGCAAGCGTGTATGACTATGGAAGCTCCAAGTCAGTTAAGATTTTTATTGGCTGCATACCTGGTGATGTTTTAGAGGTGTGTTTTATTTGTGATAAGTTTGtaatggattccaataGGACCAGTTACGATGGGAGCTTGCAAAGTTTGGCAACCTCAAGTCTATTTTTTATAT
Proteins encoded in this region:
- a CDS encoding Endonuclease/Exonuclease/phosphatase family protein; translated protein: MSALQPVKILSYNVQGLPSLLLPIADLDIRMDHIANFISSLFQKYDVDIMVLQEVFSYSLYNKIKDALRGIAEDTGIISRPVSNSVLMSCLDTLLSTFSFITSGIVIFSRHPIVYKERLLFSNGFNAERYAGKGAVAARISVNGNLLDVIGTHLQSDEGEDAQEIRNKQLIELAEWIGINPLEDERAIAERDSLPYVPMVLAGDLNCSLDSETERFSDVVAALNDKLEDTFGYNQPEPTYSTLTNDFCAFQNNPNVFNHVYDYILKNHESTLLEAQRVIKDKLETAFVLPVCDEDDDDCVDPEMYNVSDHYPIIATIGI
- a CDS encoding 3'5'-cyclic nucleotide phosphodiesterase family protein, translated to MMSFRRTHTDGVMWDNTTTSSHSDMGFKGPLEFENITNPATFDSTVRVAVERLPSAWSSIKRLYRPICSWNRWYREEVGTCGAFVTQAHAQTFKDPSLERLYALNINDLMLRPFMWSNVAMMTLKSLTWLLIALMVNYSDLEDVVSPMVMYLFHTAVVTSVLVLSLPLAPTLGILTAYTEILCYASYTVLVVLWGCWHHLVQHSMHSFVGESSKMSILQAMSWISLFIFGTGYVMIVALFVHSRMRWAIGVYAVHISTHVLGTIINLIIQPSWIVCLNASLEVFLICCIVAFCYWTACHSELETRLQFLSWTTRYVSNNKGSLIWRSTVQFASAAERLYLGVRECKTLLQDVHTDIQTGGVSNPESIAKLSGALERCIGHLHSGDNLYGLSYGGADVGNEQLEVIDAYLCCSKARFSTQNTIVPQSASTSINLETRPSFPLSLGSIEIASMEVPIFDSIDRNVLLTDWNFDVLEYFKKTPAGFMSIGYTLLQKYQEDYGIDRSVVVNFLYRIENQYRNVPYHNKMHGAMVAQKVLCLASYTGLLEHLSILDEALLMVAALSHDVGHPGRNNAFFVRTHHPVAQLYNDTSVLENYHAASALRVLCTPGCNLFPDCDYDYVRSQIIEHILATDTVDQFHMISQFVLSCKRDDFTFEEYNSRILTSKMLMKAADVAAPTMQWANSLEWVSRLLGEFYAQGAEEVDYCIPISALCDRQHHEQSAKSQAAFLRIVVAPLYEAIASLGSPEIDAIMDQLEENAEKWNEMDKAGTIIACIECEEPKATVDISSLIEPLLPQKQPLNNM